The following proteins are co-located in the Apium graveolens cultivar Ventura chromosome 5, ASM990537v1, whole genome shotgun sequence genome:
- the LOC141660979 gene encoding uncharacterized protein LOC141660979, with product MNARKRDIGILQDMFNERDVQFIQSIPLFDINKEDSWFWIFDSKGDFTVRSSYRNLVGEYSTPDAGFWKKLWELEVPRIILFFLWRTCKLCLPKVKALIDKIVNIESICSWCRLGEKDTMHVLFKCSFAKMVWEASGLASRVQIMLNETVVDIFKHLFIICIKEHCVFVPVICWSIWNRRNNWLWNKVDMSVFGTKSAGFNLLADWKKAPMESTNI from the coding sequence ATGAATGCTAGAAAGAGGGATATAGGGATTTTGCAGGACATGTTTAATGAAAGAGATGTCCAATTCATTCAGAGTATTCCTTTATTTGATATAAATAAGGAGGACTCATGGTTTTGGATATTTGACAGTAAGGGGGACTTTACTGTTAGAAGCTCCTATCGAAATTTAGTAGGAGAATATAGCACTCCGGATGCAGGATTTTGGAAGAAGTTATGGGAATTAGAGGTTCCCAggataattttatttttcttatgGAGAACCTGCAAGTTGTGTTTACCAAAGGTTAAAGCATTAATTGATAAAATAGTTAACATCGAGAGTATATGCTCCTGGTGTCGTCTGGGGGAGAAAGATACAATGCACGTGTTATTCAAATGTTCTTTTGCAAAGATGGTGTGGGAAGCTTCAGGTCTGGCAAGCAGGGTtcagattatgctgaatgagacGGTAGTGGATATCTTCAAGCATCTGTTTATAATATGTATAAAGGAACATTGCGTGTTTGTACCAGTGATATGTTGGAGTATTTGGAACCGCCGAAACAATTGGCTATGGAACAAGGTAGACATGTCTGTATTTGGAACCAAGTCTGCTGGTTTTAACTTGTTAGCCGATTGGAAGAAAGCCCCAATGGAGTCTACTAATATATAA